gtgtgtgtgtggtattgaCAGATATGGCAACATAGTGTGTATGTGAAAATAGCAATTacaactgcaaaaaaagaaaaggaaagaagaacaaacagaatGTGAGAGTACCTGCAGAAATCAGGAGGCACCATGCCATACACACTGATCCTGTCACACAGCTCCAGGGCGACTGCCATGGTGAACCAGCCGGTACTTAACCAGGAGTTGGAACCTTTCCTGGAATACAAGAGGGCATCACCATTTGCTGCAAAACTTGAGTCACAGAGCACAGGTACACTGAGAAACGCTCCATGAATATTACAGAAAGATCATGTTGAAGCTGTGAACATTCATTTTTATGTGTTACCGTATCAGTCACATTCAGGTACAAGAATGCTTTGAAATGATAAATGcaagaaatgcagaaaagttATGACAACATGAATGcagatattttcaaaatatttagCAGCCTCAGAAactaaagtaaaaataaatacgTCTGGTTTTCTGTTGCTAGCTATAGTTACATAAAAGCTAAACAATTGAATACCTACTCAGATACAACCTCCTTTTATCAAGTGGTGGGCCTATTATTCACTTACAGATAAATTTATATGAATAGCAGGATTCAGTGAAATGTCTTATCAATCTTATCAGTTTGGTTTATTGTCAAAACATCAACATTTCATTCTGCCGCATTTCTACAGAACAGTTAACCTGTATCACAAGCTCAAAGGAACAACTGTGTTCCAGAAACATGAAAGTGACATATTTTAGAATTAAACAGAAAGGTAAAATGATTTTGAGTCAAGAAATctgaaacataataaaatacacTCGTCCTTTTTAATACATATTTGTTCTGGATGTCAATGTTAATTGCAATAAAGCTTTTGTTGCTTAAGGTATATCTCCTAATCTAAAATActatatttcttctttttcctcaggtaagaaaaggaagaaatatttttcataaaatattgcAATGGAAAATATATCTATGCTACATCTAAAAAAGTGATATTTGTGTGTGGGATGTAATGCTGTTTGGATCTTACTCAAATTGttgcattttaatgtgaaaggTCTGCTAGTCAGAGGAACTGTTTTctggggttttgttttgttcttttttttaaacctttgagaagaaatgatgaaaataaatgtcaggAGAGTAAAACTTGATTATGCTtttcaaatacattttcattacCAATTATAttgcaaatatgaaaaaaaagtgtaacagtaaaagacacacacacacacacacacacacacacacacacacacacacacacacacacacacacacacacattgtcatGTAAGGTACTCATACATCACTGTAAGTaacttggggttcagtgtcttgcacAAAAAACACTTAGGCAAGGACATGACCAGGGTTCGATGAAGAATCGAACATCAAGATTAAGAAAATGACTGCATCCCATCATTAAAGCTCAGGAACGTGAAAGCTCAGATGAACCCTCACACATAATGGTTAACCATGGAATTTTTACTTGTAATGTCACAATGGAAGTTCTTTGCGATTCTCTCCGTAAGCATTACATTAGTCCTGCAACAATGGGCTTGGGGAATGTATCAAACTTCATACACTCCTGCCAGAGATAAGACAATGTTTAATCCTAATCCTGTTAATACAACTGTGACTGTTTGGAATTTAGCCAGGTTTTAGAAAAAGTAGTACAATCTGTGAAATGGATTCTCACCTTGCAGCATATTTCATCTGAAAGTATTTGAAACAGTCGACACACTCCACTCTAACATGTTAGTCACTTTctgattttcaatttttttctgtggctgtttttgtcttttgcagATATAAGATGTGAATGTTTACCTGTCAATCCCTGTTTCCTTTTTGAATAATTCATCCAACTTCAGCATCTTGAGCCTTGTAATTGTGTAGACTTTGAGTTTGGGGAGGAGCTGCTTCAACAGCCGAAGGTTGTTGTAAACATGACCTCTTCCATCGCGTCTCATGGCAATGCTTGGTCCCCAGAAGATGAACACGGTCTCCTGGCTGGCGTTGATTAGCTCCTGACGGTTACGCAGCACTCTCTGTAAGCTGGAGTGAGCTATGACTCGCACAGTCGTTCGCCGCCCAACATCGGGCTGATACTGTACACTGGGAGCGTCGTTCATTCGGATGATACACTCAGAGCGGTCGATTTCTTCACCCCTCTCGCTCCCAATCAGCTGGCCTGAACTGGTCACAAGGGCACAGGTCCCACAGTGCATTTTCAGAGGCTGCAAAGGTAAAGGATGAAATACATTATTACAATCTATCTGAGACTGCAGTGTGATATCCAATGACAGAGTAATTACCTAACAAGGTTTTGAAACATCTTGCCTCAAGACAGTAGTTTTTTGACTGACATTTAAAAGTGGCCCAGTTACACAAGTGTTAGTTAAAGTGTGTAGTTTtgacaaccaaaaaaaaaaaaatcatgttattTATCATGGATTAAAAATTTCCCAAGAATCTTCAATCATTATCTTATGCCACAGGGATTTTATTATTCTGAGGAGCATTGCAGACTGTCAAAAGCTATCAAAACCTTGGTGTAATAAGAAGCCGTTCTAACAAATGCAAGTGGTTATATACAGAGACAAATTCAACAATCAAGAAGATAAACATGCCAAGAAGATGTCATAAATAGTTCATTCTCAGCTTTTGAAAAAAACTCTGGTAGAATAATGAATCATACAAGAGCAAAGTTAGAAGTGACATCCTTAAGCAGAGATCAGTAAGAGGAATATTGTTGAAGAAGGTACAGATAAAAATTGGTTATGAATGGGAGGTTTTTCcttaaaaacaactttattctgttgcaaaacaacaacaataacaacaacctGTGTGCAGTCATGTGGATAAATGCTGTATAAAAGACAGATAAATGTCAAAGTCAAGGTAAACCTCAATCTGTTAGAATATCTCTGTCAAACCCAATAACTTTGCCCTTATGGTTTTTAAAGGACTAAATGTCACATAATAACCAACGTTAGTAGAATCACATTGTGAATTCAGCCATTTAAAGCCAGTCCTTCAGGTAGTTAGTAACAGTTCAGAATGACACGTAGTGGTGAAGCAAATAACTGAAACCAGAACATGAAGCTTCAAGGTCAATCTTTTTTCCTGTGCTTAATTTTACAGCTTAATTTTGATTGGTTTTCCAAGTAGCAATAAACTTTTGCAACTTTATCCCAGTCGGCACAGCACAACACATGACATGCTTGACATGAAGCCTCTCTGATACTGCCGCTGAAAGTGTgggtttcattttattttttccccccattctgGAAACTGACAGGTTAATTACTTGTgtctaaacatttttttttaatcaaacaaatgATATTCATATGCTGGCCTAATTCTGTTTCATACAATCAAACAGGTctaaaaaaatatcaatttatTGAAATATACTGCTGATTATAATGGCTGACAACTGAGCATAGGATATTCTCCAGTACTATCATTTTATGGAAACATGCTACTTCTAGTTTTATTCATTCCAACATAGTCAAGGCAtgatttttcttaaaaaaaacatacatctAAAAAAGAATTGCAGGAATTGACCAAGAAATGTCTGTATTACAAAAGCCAGTGCACTCAGGGGAGACAGATCTGTCAGGCTAGAATATAGTTTTATTAGCTGCCGTATTGGTTTGAATTATAAGGAACAGGCGTTTTCGATCTTGTGTCCAGTCAGATgttcaaagttgaaaaaggtgaGCCTGGACTGAATGATCTGACAGCAAAAACCCAGAGACCCTTCACATGAATTATTCCCAACCTTAATAGAGAACTACATTGGCATTCTGCACTGTGCTCTGAGCTTCACACTCCATCAGGCTCTGAGGtggaattgtgtgtgtgtgtgtgtgtgtgtgtgtgtgtgtgtgtgtgtgtgtgtgtgtgtgtgtgtgtgtgtgtgtgtgtgtgtgtgtgcatacaggAGATATTACGAGCGCCACAGGCTATTGTGGCTCCCACAGTTATATTTATAAAGGACTCCCACTATGTCTGTGACCCCCACATTGATTGACTCCCTCCTGTGCATATATGCATCTGTCTATCtacaggtgtgtgtgactgtggtgTCTGGGGATGTCCTGAAGTGACTGTGCGGTGTCGAACATTACCTCAATTGTGTACTGCAGTCACGTTTCTGTGGACAGAATCTGTACTAGTGTCTCAATCCATAACCCAGTGTTCGGCTGTGCATTAAGTCTGAGAGGACTCCCACCCTCCATAACAGCTAAGTTGGAACAAAATGCACCCTTCCCTAAACAAATATGCCCTCCCTATCTTAGCtttcagaaagagagaaaaaaaaaatctcagtccATTTAGCTGTCTCTTCTTCTACATACAACAGATTGAGTGTGTTTTCCCCTCAGCACTGCTCAACCAATTACTTCCAAGCAACTTTGAGTCACCATGGAATCTTTAAAACAAGTAAAGGCAATTGAAGGTTGCAGGGCTTGTATCATGGTTTTAAGTGCCACTGAGATGATAAAAGTGTCCCTGACAGCGTTGCTGAAGCTTTGCCCTAGCTCCCTGAGCATCTGACAGCTTGATGTTGCTGGGAAATAGGCACTTATAGAGCCTGTATCACAGCGAGAGGGCCTTTCAAAACCAGATGGGGGATTTCACAAGCTTGACAGCCAAAGTTACAAACCTCAGCTACTGAATGAGCAAATATCTTACAAATGGATTTCACCAATATTCAATCACCAACCAACAAGCTGCTGAACACTTGTGCTTATTCCCACCTCATCCTCGGCTTCAGCTACACCACACAGACAGTGGTTTGTCTTCCACAATCAATAATGTACAGACTTGGAAGCATTATAGATTAGATGCAAGGCATGAAGTCTGATAAGAAGTCAGCTGGGTTATAAAGAGCTGGCATgctaaaagcagcagcagcagaaaaactgaGTAGCTCCAAATGTGGCTCTAGTTCCTGTCCTTGTCAATTACCGCCCACTCACTGACTCCAGACTCATCAGTATGATCCCGATTACACACTTTCCATGGAGATGTACAATCATAATTGCTTTCAGAGCAAAACCCCATCAGTCAGCATCTAAAGCTACATAAGAGCTTCTTTTGTGCACCTAACCTCATGCTTAAAAACCCATTTGGTTAGAAAATAACTAAACAGCACAAAATTACAGCAGAAAGTTTCCACATGGTTGAGCTATGTGGAGGTCACAAAGGAGTTGCAAAGCACAACGTAATAGGGCTCATATTTTCTGAGGTAATAATGTATTTTAAACGATTCATATAAAAGTATCAAGTAACTTGGAGCAGAAAGAGCACTGTTGGATACTTAAATGTGATTGTTATGGCCCCTCTACCCGCTACCCTGGAAAAGATATAagtggtatagaagatggatggatagaacCTCTAAACGTACATTGAATCTGTTTTATTGTATCATTAAACACTTGCCATTAGATTCACAATTTTAAggtaaaaaagacaaaagaagacTATAAATTCAAACAACATTGAACATGGGTATGAAGAAGCCCTAGAAAAATAAAGCTCAGTATCACATAAAACATAATGCTATTTTGCATAAGGGAAATATGACATAAAGTTAAATCCTTGAGGATGACTTTTATATTTTGGTACTGATGTGATGATGATAAGGTTATGCTCCAAATTTTTTATGTAAATATGTCTGTAATGTTATAGGGAGATATTAACCCAATACCAAGCAAGTGAATTCTGCCACATGTTTGTCCATGCTGTCTCCGTGACTTTCCCCAGCCTATAAATAGCTCTCACATTTtgattcacacatttttttcccaaaataaaaaaatcagactCAGGTCAAAAACTAGATACTTAACATTTTTCAAGAAAAGGCGGCTAAATGGTTCAAACTCTCTGAGGACTCTTTCAGTGGCAGACAGAAGGATCAGTtctgagcagacagaggagtCATCATGTGGAATTGTATTATTTTGTATAACTGTGTTAATTGTCACAGTGTGACTGACTAGTTAGTTAGTAATAGTTCTTGGATAACAACAGAGCTAAATGTCACATAGGAATAAGCTGTATCAGGCTGTACGAGACTCTTTCTCCCGTTGAGTCCTTCAGTGCAGAATTGATGCTGCCCATTTTGCATTTTGGCTGATAGCCATCCAGACAAAACTTGTCTGAAAAAATTCATGTCATGTATTAAAACTCACAGTACAATAATTTGACGATACAGGAAAGACCACAATACAACAGCCCTGTTCTCCAGTGTTAGCAAACCTCTGGTCCAGACTGTGGTATGGAAGAAAATAGAACGGTATCTTCTGTTCTACAATGACACTAATTGTTTAGATTTTGATCATTTAAGTGACTTTCCAAAATGTCAACAATAAGGCTATTGACCTTTCCAAGAGAGGAAATAGGTTAAATTGGTATCTCTTCTGTGGCGTGAGGCTGTAATAATGATTGGCACTGCTTTCATTCGTCACACACCAATTAGTTATAATGAAGCGTTCTTGACAGTTCTTTCAGAGATCTCATTAAATTCCTGCCAGTGACACATATTCTATTCACATATTTAAACTTGCTCTGGTTTCAATTTCAAGAAAGACAATCAAGCTGGAATTTTGCTCTAAATCCAGTGAGAGTCTGACTGGACCGCTGTGGTAGATGGCGGAGGGAATGAAGCACCATAGCACCAAAGTGAGAACAAGATGCTGGCAATGTGGTATTTATGGTGTCCATTTGCCTTTAGCCAGTCACCTTATCCAGACAGGGCAATGGGAATCAATAAAGAAGATAATGGTTTTTAATCTGCattaacagtttaaaaaaaaggacaacaaaATAGTTGATGTAACACCACTTTGAGCATGACAGCAGATAGCATTGCTGGTTTTGCCATAAGTGCATCCTTACTTAAAGTAGGATTAAAAATTTCCACACCCAGGGAATTCATCCATTAAGCACCCTCATAAAAAAGCTGTTCATTATTTATTTGCTCATGTCATCTGTGCTGATGAGCTGCATCTCTGCGCTACACAACACTCTTAAAATGAATGGTGAAGAAGAGTCAGCGTAGGCagaacattttcactttataaTGACACCTATTTCTCCAAGGCTGACTGCATTAAAGGCTGTCAGAACACCGAGAGGTATTACCCATAATAAGTAGGTACATCAGAAAGTTGCAGAAGCAAACAGTCTACGTTCATGCTTTCACACGGGCT
The window above is part of the Salarias fasciatus chromosome 23, fSalaFa1.1, whole genome shotgun sequence genome. Proteins encoded here:
- the LOC115382065 gene encoding alpha-N-acetylgalactosaminide alpha-2,6-sialyltransferase 5-like — its product is MKMRVCQGVSGIIIITMVTSFMVVYNSSSGDKSLFALSSSSSLSSHHSDAPVPATKGPDRPQMLPASSLDGYTGVLDLKPLKMHCGTCALVTSSGQLIGSERGEEIDRSECIIRMNDAPSVQYQPDVGRRTTVRVIAHSSLQRVLRNRQELINASQETVFIFWGPSIAMRRDGRGHVYNNLRLLKQLLPKLKVYTITRLKMLKLDELFKKETGIDRKGSNSWLSTGWFTMAVALELCDRISVYGMVPPDFCRSSSHRTVPYHYYEPSGPDECSMYLSHERNRRGSHHRFNTEKMVFANWARTHDVHFYRPNWKPTAIGSNSSYTLIGP